The following nucleotide sequence is from candidate division TA06 bacterium.
CCTTTAAAAAGCCTTTGCCCACCAGCTCCTCAAACGAGGGGTCGCCGTGCCGCTTGGAGAACTTGCGGGAATGGTCCTTCATGATCAGCGGCAGGTGCAGGTATTCCGGGATCTCCCAGCCGAAAGCCTGATAGATCAGATTGTACTTGGGGGCCGAGGACAGGTATTCCGAGCCGCGTATTACATGGGATATTTTCATCAGGTAGTCGTCCACCACATTGGCAAAATTGTAGGTGGGCAGGCCATCCGATTTCAGCAGGATGCCGTCTTCCAATTGCTCATTGGCATAAGTGTATTCGCCGTAAACCAGGTCGCGCACCGTGGTGGCGCCGCTTTCGGGGACGCGCTGCCGCACCACGTGGAGTTCTCCGGCTTTGGCCCTGTCCATTGATGCCTGTTTATCCAGCGACAGGCAGTGCCGGTCATACCGGAAAATTTCCTTTTTGGCTTCGCATCGCTGCCGCAGCCCGTCCAGCCGTCCTTTGGCGCAGAAACAGTAATAAGCCCCGCCCAGTTCCACTAACTTTTCGGCGTGTTGCCGGTAAATATCCCTGCGCTGGCTCTGAATATAGGGGCCGTAGGGACCGCCGACATCCGGGCCTTCGTCGTGCTGCAGGCCGCACAGCCTAAGGGTCTGGTAGATGGTCTCCACCGAGCCGGGCGCCAGGCGCTCCTGATCGGTGTCCTCGATCCTTAAAATGAAAGTTCCTTTAAGGCTGCGGGCGATCAAATAGGCGTAAAGAGCGGTGCGCAGATTGCCGATGTGCATGTAGCCGGTGGGGCTGGGGGCGAAGCGGGTTCGGACGGTGGTCATTTGATTATGGATGTTGGATAATGGGGGTTAATGTTATCCGTTGAATCCGTATAAATCAGCGGAATCCGGTTGGTAATGATACCAAAAATGCCGGGTAAAGTCAAAGGTAAATGGCGACCAAATGGCGACAATTCGGGCGACAATTATAATGGTTTATTGATATTTTATGAATTCATGCCAGAAAACCCACAAGCTCTGCTGGTGGGATGAATGGCATCCTTGAAAAGCAGGGGTTATTAGGGGACGGCGAGTCCCCTAATAATCGGTTGCCGTCAGACCTTTTCAATGATACAATCATTAGGAAAGGAGCAACTGACGATGAGCGTACAAAAACGACGTGTTGACCCAGCTATGGCGGGCCGCTTTGGAGCAGGCCGGGTTGTTCGGATCCGGACCCAACAGGCCGACCGACTTTGTCCTGATCAACACCTGCACCGTTACCTCGGCGGCGGACCAGCAGGCTAGGCAGACTATCCGTAAAATAAAAAAACAAAACCAGAAAACGAAAATAGTAGTCGCCGGTTGTTATGGGCAGATCAATGAAAAAGCCTTGAAAAACCTTCCCCAGGCGGATCTGGTGGTTGGAAGATGCAACCAAGACAGTGTCTCACTGGTGTGTCGTGAATTTGGGCTCACCGGGGAAAGTATCCCTGAAAGCATAAAGTCATTTTCCGGGCGCACCCGGGCCTTCCTCAAGGTTCAGGACGGCTGCGACCACCGCTGCAGCTACTGCATCGTGCCCTTGGCCCGGGGCAAATCCTGCAGCCGGGAGCTTTCAAGCATAATGGTCGAGGCCGGCCGTCTGGTTGGTTCCGGGCATAAGGAATTAGTGATCACCGGGGTAAGGCTGGGCGATTTCAAGCCCTCGTTAAGGGTGCTGCTAAAATCGATCCACGACCTCCCTGGACTGGAAAGGATCCGTCTGAGCTCGCTGGAACCCGACGATGCCAGCGACGACCTGATCGAGACATTGGCAGAATTGCCCAAGGTGGCCCGGCACCTTCATCTGCCCCTACAGAGCGGCGATAATAAGATACTTAAGCTGATGGATCGCCTTTATACCGTGGAATACTTCTCATCTTTACTGTCCAAAATCAAAAAAGCCATCCCCGAAATGACCTTCGGCACTGACATCATCGTGGGCTTTCCCGGGGAGGGCGAACAGGAGTTCGGCCAAAGCTATAACGCCGTAAAGGATCTTCCCCTCAGCCATCTGCATATCTTTACCTATTCCAAGCGCCCGCAGACCAAGGCCGCCGAAATGCCTAGACAGATCCCGGAGGGCATAAAAAAAGAGCGATCCCAAAGGCTGCGTGCCATGTTCGTCCAAAAGCAGCAGCGATACTGGGGATCGCAGGCCGGGCAAACCACCGCCGTCCTGTTCGAGCAGGGTAAAAAAGGACGTTGGTCCGGCCTGGGCGAGCACTACTTCCGGGTTACGGTAAGCTCCGGCCTAGACCTCAAAAATAAAATGATGCCGATCAAGCTGACCACAGTCAATGAACAGGGTCTGGATGGCCAGCTGGCGGACTGAAATAACTATTTAGAGTTTATCCTTAAATAGTTCTTCCTGAAAAACCCGCTAAACACTCGAAAAAGCGCGAAATGTTGAATTCAGAATATTACTTTAACATATTTTGTGATCAATAGGTTATGGATTTTCTGAGTTTTCGTGTTTTTCGCGTTTTTCGCGGGAAAAGGGCGATACGGTGAATGAGCGTGACGCAGTCTGGCGGTTTTGCAGCCGTTTATGCCCAAATTGTTATTTGAGGATAAGCTCTTAACCACAGAAGCATGCCCTGAGCTGCGCCGAAGGGGCACAGAAGACGCAAAAAATATTTACTCATCTTACCACGAAGCTGTAAAGCGGACTAAGAGCCTATACTTCTTGCCATAAAACAGGCTCTGAGTTACTAATCAGAGCATGTATTAGTAGACTGAGACAAAGGCCGTGCCTGCACGCCGTAGTTGTTTCCTCCTACGCCAAGGCTCTGGCGGACACGTCGGCACGCAGGCGTGAACGGCCTAAGACTGAGGAACAATATTTGCTTTTAACCCAGCCCTTCCGCCTTCGCTATGGCTTCCTCCTTCGCTTACGCTACGGCGGACAGGTCGGCGGACAGGTAAGGGCTGGGTTAAGGATGCCCATTGAAGATAAGCAAGGCCATTCATGGCCTTATGTCTACTATTGGTTCGGCTTACTTTGGCAAGCTCAGTACAAGTCGCTCACCACAAGTATCTGCTCCCATTAGTAATAAGAGGGGGCACAGAGGACACCTATTATTTTTGCTGAACTAAAAACTAGTTTAAAAAACCTATTTTGTGCATTCTGTGGTCAATCAGGGGAATGCGTAATCGAATAGATGCCTAAGCAATTTTACATAGAGACCTACGGCTGCCAGATGAATGTTTACGACTCGGCCTGCATCTCATCGCTTCTAAGCAAAGCCGGAATGACCAAAGCAGGGTCCCCCGAACAGGCTGATGCAGTGATCATCAACAGCTGTGCGGTGCGGGGCCACGCCGAGGAACGGGCGCTGGGCCGGGTGGCCGAGCTCAAAGGGATTAAAAGCCAGAAGCCCGGCCTTAAATTGGTGCTGTGCGGATGCGTGGCCCAGGAACAGGGTCCGGCCCTGCTGGAACACTATAAGCATCTGGATGCGGCGCTTGGCACCAAGAGCTATGCCGAACTGCCGGCGATCCTGACCCGTCTGTTCGCCGATGACCTGCAGCAGTGCCGGAACGATATCGGCATATTCACGGAAGAGACCGGGTTGATCCCCGATTTCAAGAACCAGGCAACCGCCCATTTAGCAATCATGCGGGGCTGCAACAACTACTGCAGTTACTGCATCGTCCCCTATGTGCGGGGGCCGGAATCCTCCCGCCCGGCGCCCGCCATACTGGAGGAGATGGAAAAGTTGTCCCGGCAGGGGATCCTGGAGGTCACCCTGGTGGGGCAGAACGTCAATTCCTATCACTGGCAAGAAGTGAACTTCCCGGAATTGTTGCACCAAGCCTGCCGGGTAGGGGGCCTGGAAAGGATCAGATTCATCACCTCGCATCCCAAGGACCTCAGCGATGATCTCATCGCCGTGATGGCGGAACAGCCCAGGGTCTGCAAGCACCTGCACCTTCCCCTGCAGGCCGGCAGTGACCGGATACTGGCCCTGATGAACCGGGGGTATACGGCGGAGCATTTCATTTCGCTCATTACCAAAGCACGGCAGGCCATGCCTGGCCTGGTGCTGACCACCGACATCATCGCCGGTTTTCCGGGAGAGACAGAGGGTGAGTTCAACGAAACGTTAGAAGTAGCCCAAAAGATCGGGTTTGACGCGGCTTTTACCTACAAGTACTCGGAACGCCCGGGAACAAAAGCCTGTGGGCTGGAGGGCAAAATACCCGATCCCGAAAAAAAGAACCGGCTGAACCGGCTCATCAAACGGCAACAGCAAATCACCATAGAATCTAACCGGGCCGATATCGGCAAAACATACGAAGTCCTGGTGGAAAAGAAAAGCAAGCGGTCCCACGGACAGTTTATGGGCCGGACCAACGGCAACAAAACCGTGGCCTTCCATTCAAAGTCCAAAATCAAACCGGGCGAGATGGTCAATGTAAAAATACAAAAAGCCACCCAGGCCACGCTGGTAGGCGAAACGGTTTAAAAGATGAAAATTTAGCTTGACAAAATTCGGGGGGGGGTATACTATTGCATATATGAGTTCATTGTAAAAAGGTAGTGATTGATGCCTTCACTGAAAAGCGGCTTTCATACTTGACCGTAGCGCGATTATTTTATGCAACGGATACATTTGGTGGCCTAAAAATCGTAAATGGGGCTTTTTACAGTGGACTCAGATATAGTTCATTATAAGGTTTTCGCAATAATTTAGGTGAAAGGCGCCAAAATGAGGATCAATGCTTTAATGTTTTCTTATTATGTGGCATTGTCCTGTTTGGTTGCAGCAAAAGCGATGATCCAACTGAAACAGCGGCCCCGTCAACCACTACATTCAGTTATTACCAATATCCGTGCAGTCAAAAAACCTCTACAAAGGCTGACAGTTTCCGTTTTGCCATCTATGTGCAGGAGAGTGATATTATTATATGGCATTATAATGTCGGCGCAGCTTGTTGCGATACTATAAGGGGTGAGTTTAAACAGGCTGGTGAGACTTTGAAAGTTTACGAAAAGTATGATGGAATAGTGTGCTATTGCTGGTGCCAATTTACTTTGAGCTATTAGGATCGATCATCTTGAGACTGGCAATTATTTTTTAAAGATATTTGAGGAAACCGACTCACTTTTATTGCACGAAAGCACCATCGTCATGCCTTGAGTATTTAACTTGCAATCCCTGTGGTCTCTGCCACAGGGACACCGATGAGAAAAGGGAAAGTTTGAAAACCGTAGGTTTTCATAGTATCCTTATAAACTTCGGTGTCCGTGGTGATTGGACGGGGGTTGATTGATCTATTAGAGTTGTTGCTATATAAAACAAAACACGGCTTAA
It contains:
- the miaB gene encoding tRNA (N6-isopentenyl adenosine(37)-C2)-methylthiotransferase MiaB — protein: MPKQFYIETYGCQMNVYDSACISSLLSKAGMTKAGSPEQADAVIINSCAVRGHAEERALGRVAELKGIKSQKPGLKLVLCGCVAQEQGPALLEHYKHLDAALGTKSYAELPAILTRLFADDLQQCRNDIGIFTEETGLIPDFKNQATAHLAIMRGCNNYCSYCIVPYVRGPESSRPAPAILEEMEKLSRQGILEVTLVGQNVNSYHWQEVNFPELLHQACRVGGLERIRFITSHPKDLSDDLIAVMAEQPRVCKHLHLPLQAGSDRILALMNRGYTAEHFISLITKARQAMPGLVLTTDIIAGFPGETEGEFNETLEVAQKIGFDAAFTYKYSERPGTKACGLEGKIPDPEKKNRLNRLIKRQQQITIESNRADIGKTYEVLVEKKSKRSHGQFMGRTNGNKTVAFHSKSKIKPGEMVNVKIQKATQATLVGETV
- a CDS encoding glutamate--tRNA ligase is translated as MTTVRTRFAPSPTGYMHIGNLRTALYAYLIARSLKGTFILRIEDTDQERLAPGSVETIYQTLRLCGLQHDEGPDVGGPYGPYIQSQRRDIYRQHAEKLVELGGAYYCFCAKGRLDGLRQRCEAKKEIFRYDRHCLSLDKQASMDRAKAGELHVVRQRVPESGATTVRDLVYGEYTYANEQLEDGILLKSDGLPTYNFANVVDDYLMKISHVIRGSEYLSSAPKYNLIYQAFGWEIPEYLHLPLIMKDHSRKFSKRHGDPSFEELVGKGFLKDAILNYILLLGWNSKDDREFFSLQEMEQAFNISGLSKSPAIFDVEKLKWMNGEYIRKISPEAFYEAALPWLKQAVKRPGVDLHKLAGLMQQRTVVLSGIPARVDFIDALPAYDQSLFMNKKAKTDLVNSLEYLKTCQAELEKLGSWDHETIKQALYLVIESRGLKANTFLTPLRIALSGREVTPGGATELAEILGKKETLARINTGLDKLETPRP
- the mtaB gene encoding tRNA (N(6)-L-threonylcarbamoyladenosine(37)-C(2))-methylthiotransferase MtaB — protein: MLTQLWRAALEQAGLFGSGPNRPTDFVLINTCTVTSAADQQARQTIRKIKKQNQKTKIVVAGCYGQINEKALKNLPQADLVVGRCNQDSVSLVCREFGLTGESIPESIKSFSGRTRAFLKVQDGCDHRCSYCIVPLARGKSCSRELSSIMVEAGRLVGSGHKELVITGVRLGDFKPSLRVLLKSIHDLPGLERIRLSSLEPDDASDDLIETLAELPKVARHLHLPLQSGDNKILKLMDRLYTVEYFSSLLSKIKKAIPEMTFGTDIIVGFPGEGEQEFGQSYNAVKDLPLSHLHIFTYSKRPQTKAAEMPRQIPEGIKKERSQRLRAMFVQKQQRYWGSQAGQTTAVLFEQGKKGRWSGLGEHYFRVTVSSGLDLKNKMMPIKLTTVNEQGLDGQLAD